One window of Candidatus Nanosynbacter sp. HMT-352 genomic DNA carries:
- a CDS encoding ComEC/Rec2 family competence protein, protein MNSWLFEKLHISWLVTAWCLGLTIGVISIHYIPRSFAANLLFLLVGLAIFVIVAIWRWRFFVILAIISGVLVGLWRGEIGRKGVEVYDSLIGKVAIVQGQVLEDPDLDKNSQTVLRLGNLRMNNEKLPGQIWVTTPDKNSIKRSDIVKVKGKMTAGFGAFSTSIYRAKIISAERPVPGDVAVGVRDWFAGRVRTHVPESESALGLGFLLGLRRAMPTELSDNLKIAGLTHIVVASGYNLTILVRLARRLFAKRSKYLAMLSAAVMIIGFMAVTGLSPSMSRAGLVAGLSLAAWYYGRTIHPLVLLPVSAAITLLINPQFGWGDLGWQLSFASFAGVIMLAPLLHSYFFGNKEPGAFRQILIETLSAQIMTLPLLMMSFGVISNVALIANMLILSFVPLAMLLTFMSGVMVFVPMIGVLIAIPTTWLLGYMIQVTNWTAGFEWAQMEVSINLWQCAVLYVALILAMIWMKKQTRLDLAKINIVE, encoded by the coding sequence ATGAATAGTTGGCTATTTGAGAAGTTGCATATTTCTTGGTTGGTGACGGCGTGGTGCCTTGGCTTGACAATTGGCGTAATTTCCATCCATTATATACCGCGGTCGTTTGCGGCGAATCTATTATTTTTATTGGTCGGGCTGGCTATTTTTGTAATCGTGGCAATTTGGCGCTGGCGATTTTTTGTGATTTTAGCAATTATTTCTGGAGTTTTGGTTGGTCTTTGGCGCGGTGAAATCGGCAGAAAAGGCGTGGAGGTTTATGATTCGTTAATCGGAAAAGTCGCAATTGTCCAAGGTCAAGTTTTGGAGGATCCTGATCTCGATAAAAATAGTCAAACGGTTCTTAGGTTGGGCAATTTGCGAATGAATAATGAAAAATTGCCGGGACAAATTTGGGTGACGACGCCAGATAAAAACTCAATTAAGCGTAGTGATATTGTGAAGGTTAAGGGTAAAATGACGGCGGGATTCGGGGCTTTTTCAACAAGCATATATCGGGCGAAAATTATTAGCGCCGAAAGACCCGTTCCAGGTGATGTGGCGGTGGGAGTTCGCGATTGGTTTGCCGGGCGAGTTCGCACTCACGTTCCAGAGTCTGAATCTGCGTTGGGGCTGGGATTTTTATTGGGTTTAAGGCGTGCTATGCCGACTGAATTAAGTGACAATTTGAAAATTGCTGGACTAACGCATATCGTGGTGGCGAGCGGCTATAATTTAACAATTTTAGTTCGTTTAGCGCGACGATTATTCGCCAAGCGATCAAAATATTTAGCGATGCTCAGCGCGGCTGTTATGATAATTGGTTTTATGGCGGTGACTGGATTAAGTCCCAGTATGTCGAGAGCTGGTTTGGTGGCGGGACTGAGTTTGGCGGCGTGGTATTATGGTCGGACAATTCATCCGCTGGTTCTGCTTCCCGTGTCGGCAGCAATCACGCTATTGATAAATCCACAATTTGGTTGGGGCGATTTGGGCTGGCAATTAAGTTTTGCTTCATTTGCGGGCGTAATTATGTTAGCGCCACTTTTACATTCTTACTTTTTTGGCAATAAAGAACCAGGCGCGTTTCGACAGATTTTAATTGAAACTTTGTCGGCGCAAATTATGACATTGCCGCTACTTATGATGAGTTTTGGGGTTATTAGTAATGTGGCGTTAATTGCGAATATGTTAATTTTGTCGTTTGTACCGCTAGCGATGCTGCTGACGTTTATGTCGGGTGTGATGGTTTTTGTGCCGATGATTGGTGTGTTGATTGCAATTCCGACGACGTGGTTACTTGGCTATATGATTCAAGTCACCAATTGGACGGCTGGATTTGAATGGGCTCAAATGGAAGTTAGTATCAATCTGTGGCAGTGTGCGGTTTTATATGTGGCGCTAATTTTGGCAATGATTTGGATGAAAAAGCAAACTAGATTAGACCTCGCTAAGATAAATATTGTGGAGTAG
- a CDS encoding lamin tail domain-containing protein: protein MKYLRNTLLMILAAALIMPSPLVLAEGVSGAAQESKVDDVKTVDNSLKSAEEAKDSVVDKKQVASNSPSQSSENLETPTENSSIDSPSENPATNESSKSEPNPESEPLKTDNSDKSTEENAPILISKISQDKKYVEIYNRTNQNVNLADWKIEYYAGSGAKTVGKIFKDEVILANEFLVLSNDNMLAGAIKFDNNLGLAQNDGSVVLSRSDGSVADIVGWGNNSKSAGSPIKGGVKIVWRCFVGENIIDSKNNSTDFLSSKDSDNQEVVPYSRPNCKSPEPKPEPSKELNKCEGLRLSEIASNVDEQFIEIINSSEKTVITTGCKLTVGDSGVRENIGDIELNPGEFLTIKIKNTKLKLPKTKGKVYLLDEAGSKIDSTEYEKLSKSSSWSLIDDEWMQTFMITENSENIFKEYPDCQNGYERNALGKCVKIATPPAESPCPVGQYRHPETHRCRKIEAVKAITPCKDGYYRSEETGRCRSIASAAAKTLKPCPEGQFRNSATGRCKKIASTDDIAKECPEGFERNPQTKRCRKIKSANMPTVGSAAAEVKQVAGATWGWWVFGGMSLLAVGYGVWQWRWEISQFVRKIRESIKSASGK from the coding sequence ATGAAATATTTGCGCAACACACTACTTATGATACTAGCCGCGGCACTAATAATGCCGTCGCCGTTGGTTTTGGCGGAAGGCGTTTCAGGTGCTGCTCAAGAGTCGAAAGTTGATGACGTTAAGACTGTTGATAATAGTCTTAAATCGGCTGAGGAAGCGAAAGATTCAGTTGTTGATAAGAAGCAGGTCGCTAGCAATTCACCTTCTCAATCAAGTGAAAATCTCGAGACTCCAACGGAGAATTCATCTATAGATAGTCCGAGCGAAAATCCTGCTACCAATGAGTCTTCAAAGTCCGAGCCAAACCCCGAATCTGAGCCGCTAAAAACAGATAATTCAGATAAAAGCACAGAAGAAAATGCGCCGATATTAATTTCAAAGATTAGTCAGGACAAAAAATACGTTGAGATTTATAATCGGACGAATCAGAATGTTAATTTGGCTGATTGGAAAATAGAGTATTACGCTGGATCTGGCGCTAAAACCGTTGGAAAAATTTTCAAGGATGAAGTAATCTTAGCGAACGAATTTTTGGTTTTGTCGAATGATAATATGTTGGCGGGCGCCATAAAGTTTGATAATAATTTAGGTTTGGCTCAGAATGATGGATCTGTCGTGTTGTCGCGTTCGGACGGGTCGGTCGCAGATATTGTCGGCTGGGGAAATAATTCAAAGTCTGCGGGCTCGCCAATTAAAGGCGGTGTGAAGATTGTTTGGCGCTGTTTTGTTGGTGAAAATATTATTGATTCGAAAAATAATTCCACTGATTTTTTGTCGAGTAAAGATTCCGACAATCAGGAAGTTGTGCCGTATTCACGACCAAATTGTAAGAGTCCAGAGCCTAAACCTGAACCTTCAAAAGAGCTGAATAAATGTGAAGGTCTGAGGCTAAGTGAAATTGCGTCGAATGTTGATGAACAATTTATTGAGATTATCAATTCTAGCGAAAAAACCGTCATTACGACAGGCTGTAAATTGACGGTTGGCGATTCTGGCGTTCGTGAAAATATTGGTGACATCGAATTAAATCCTGGTGAATTTTTAACGATCAAAATAAAAAATACGAAGCTGAAATTGCCAAAAACAAAAGGAAAAGTTTATTTACTAGACGAGGCTGGCTCGAAAATTGATTCCACTGAATATGAGAAGTTATCGAAAAGCTCTTCGTGGAGTTTGATTGATGATGAGTGGATGCAAACGTTTATGATAACTGAAAATTCTGAGAATATCTTTAAGGAATATCCAGACTGTCAGAATGGTTACGAGCGAAATGCGCTGGGCAAATGTGTGAAAATTGCCACCCCGCCAGCTGAAAGTCCTTGTCCTGTTGGTCAATACCGCCATCCGGAAACTCACCGTTGTCGAAAAATTGAAGCGGTAAAAGCTATTACGCCCTGTAAAGATGGCTATTATCGTAGTGAAGAAACTGGCAGATGTCGATCTATCGCATCGGCTGCAGCAAAAACTTTGAAGCCTTGCCCAGAAGGTCAATTCCGCAATTCAGCTACGGGTCGATGTAAGAAAATTGCCTCCACTGACGATATAGCAAAAGAATGTCCAGAAGGATTTGAGCGTAATCCGCAAACTAAGCGATGTCGAAAGATAAAATCTGCAAATATGCCAACTGTTGGTTCGGCGGCTGCTGAAGTTAAGCAAGTCGCTGGTGCTACTTGGGGCTGGTGGGTGTTTGGTGGCATGAGCTTACTAGCCGTCGGTTACGGCGTATGGCAGTGGCGATGGGAAATTTCGCAATTTGTACGAAAAATCCGCGAAAGCATTAAATCCGCAAGCGGTAAATAA
- a CDS encoding RimK family alpha-L-glutamate ligase: protein MRIAILSNGNINYSTLRLKEEAEKRGHQVKVIKYKNCYVSIDEKHPTVIYKGKEIGDFDVVIPRIASHMTKYGTAVLRQLEMMYPKAFFMNRSIAITRARDKLRSTQLLVKAGVSIPKTVFSRNATDIDSLIEEIGGMPAIIKLARGTHGNGVVLAETKKAAKSVLQAFYLTNSDGTNVLLQEFIRESAGVDIRAFVVGSQVVASMKRQSLDDDFRSNLHKGGEGTSIKLTDSERKMCVKAAKAMGLTVAGVDFMRSSRGALVLEVNASPGFGIEKITRRNVAGKIIEYIDRNAKRGNKKDKIGA, encoded by the coding sequence ATGCGAATTGCAATCTTATCCAACGGCAACATTAATTATTCGACGCTTCGCCTGAAAGAAGAGGCTGAAAAGCGCGGTCATCAAGTTAAAGTTATTAAGTATAAAAACTGCTACGTTTCAATTGATGAAAAGCATCCGACGGTCATCTATAAAGGTAAGGAAATTGGTGATTTTGACGTGGTGATTCCGCGAATCGCGAGCCATATGACAAAGTATGGAACAGCGGTTTTGCGTCAATTGGAGATGATGTATCCGAAGGCGTTTTTCATGAATCGCTCGATTGCAATTACTAGGGCGCGAGACAAATTGCGTTCAACGCAGTTGTTGGTAAAAGCGGGAGTATCGATTCCGAAGACGGTATTTTCCCGAAACGCGACTGACATTGATTCGCTCATTGAAGAGATTGGTGGTATGCCGGCGATTATTAAGTTAGCGCGCGGCACGCACGGAAATGGCGTGGTTCTGGCGGAAACTAAGAAGGCTGCCAAGTCGGTTCTGCAGGCGTTCTATTTGACCAACTCGGATGGCACGAACGTGCTGCTCCAGGAGTTTATTAGAGAGTCGGCTGGTGTCGATATTCGTGCGTTTGTGGTTGGTAGTCAAGTGGTGGCTAGTATGAAGCGTCAGAGTTTGGACGATGATTTTCGTAGCAATTTACACAAGGGCGGCGAAGGAACCAGTATAAAATTGACAGATTCTGAGCGTAAAATGTGCGTGAAAGCCGCTAAGGCAATGGGATTAACGGTTGCCGGAGTCGACTTCATGAGGTCAAGCCGTGGAGCTTTGGTGCTGGAGGTTAATGCTAGTCCAGGATTTGGAATTGAGAAAATTACTCGCCGAAATGTGGCTGGAAAGATAATTGAATACATCGATCGAAACGCCAAGCGCGGCAATAAAAAAGATAAAATCGGCGCTTAA
- a CDS encoding YebC/PmpR family DNA-binding transcriptional regulator: protein MSGHSKWATTHRQKAIVDAKRGAIFTKLGNQIAIAARGGTDPALNSSLAMAIEKAKAANMPSSNIQRAIDRVADKSAAALEEIAYEGYGPGGVGVIIETATDNRNRTLPEVKTALVKNGGRIADAGSVMFQFTRKGVITIEGSGEDLLLAVLDAGAEDAVEEDGEIIVYTELKDLASVRNKLVEQGLKVKDAELRYIANTPIEIADMETAQKLMKMIDALDDLDDVVNVHTNADITAE from the coding sequence ATGTCAGGACACAGTAAATGGGCTACAACTCACCGACAAAAAGCGATTGTTGACGCTAAGCGCGGCGCGATTTTTACGAAATTGGGTAATCAAATTGCTATTGCAGCACGTGGCGGCACAGACCCGGCGCTGAACTCAAGTTTGGCGATGGCAATTGAAAAAGCTAAGGCTGCAAATATGCCTAGCTCAAACATCCAGCGAGCAATTGACCGAGTGGCGGATAAGAGTGCGGCGGCTTTGGAGGAAATTGCTTACGAAGGTTATGGTCCTGGCGGCGTGGGTGTTATTATTGAAACGGCGACAGATAATCGCAATCGAACATTGCCAGAAGTAAAAACTGCGTTGGTTAAAAATGGCGGGCGAATTGCCGATGCTGGTAGTGTGATGTTCCAATTTACACGCAAAGGCGTCATTACTATCGAAGGCAGCGGGGAAGATTTGTTGCTAGCGGTTTTGGACGCTGGCGCCGAAGATGCTGTCGAGGAAGACGGCGAAATTATCGTGTATACGGAGTTGAAAGATTTGGCGAGCGTGCGGAATAAATTGGTTGAGCAAGGCTTGAAGGTTAAAGATGCAGAGTTACGATATATTGCCAATACGCCGATAGAAATTGCCGACATGGAAACTGCGCAGAAATTGATGAAGATGATTGATGCGTTGGACGATTTGGATGACGTTGTGAATGTTCATACAAATGCGGATATCACGGCGGAATAA
- a CDS encoding DUF192 domain-containing protein, producing MDEPRHSTVTQTVIKWIFICGMLMVIGGAIFYAFRTVSPKTEMIYLNKTMLQAEIANDEESQQKGLSGRLGIDENYAMLFVFDHNDRHKMWMKDMKFSVDMIWINDKKRVVYVKHNVKPDAEPHEKYAPPVPAKYVLEVKAGVAKQASATAGSQVKFDLEEDK from the coding sequence ATGGACGAGCCTCGTCACTCGACAGTAACTCAGACTGTCATCAAATGGATATTTATCTGCGGTATGCTAATGGTTATTGGTGGGGCAATTTTTTATGCTTTCCGAACGGTTTCGCCAAAAACGGAAATGATTTACCTGAATAAGACGATGCTTCAGGCGGAAATTGCTAATGACGAAGAATCGCAGCAGAAAGGTCTGTCCGGAAGGTTGGGGATTGATGAGAATTATGCCATGCTATTTGTCTTTGATCATAACGATCGTCATAAAATGTGGATGAAAGATATGAAGTTTTCGGTTGATATGATTTGGATCAATGATAAAAAGCGCGTTGTCTATGTAAAACATAACGTCAAGCCAGACGCTGAGCCGCATGAAAAATATGCGCCACCGGTTCCTGCAAAGTATGTGTTGGAGGTGAAGGCGGGAGTTGCTAAGCAGGCGAGCGCTACAGCTGGGTCACAGGTAAAATTTGATTTGGAGGAGGATAAATGA
- the ruvA gene encoding Holliday junction branch migration protein RuvA produces MIAHVFGKVAEKFNGSLVIDVHGVGYEVSVATNDFDAVTLDQEVKFYTYHHVREQSEELFGFSSLAAKKLFEMLITVQGVGPKAALAILSLGDAEQVRNAIANADSGFVQKATGVGKKTAERVVVDLSDKVGLPTHYGRTEAPLQTELNTSDEALEALMALGYTLADATKALENVDVNLPTAQRVTEALKK; encoded by the coding sequence ATGATTGCACATGTTTTTGGAAAAGTTGCTGAGAAATTTAACGGCTCGTTAGTCATTGATGTTCATGGTGTTGGATATGAAGTTAGTGTGGCGACTAATGATTTTGACGCGGTGACATTAGATCAAGAAGTAAAATTTTACACTTATCATCACGTGCGCGAACAGTCTGAGGAATTGTTTGGGTTCTCTAGCTTGGCGGCGAAAAAGTTATTTGAAATGTTAATCACGGTTCAGGGGGTTGGCCCGAAGGCTGCGCTGGCTATCTTGAGCTTGGGTGATGCCGAGCAAGTGCGCAACGCTATTGCTAACGCTGACAGCGGTTTTGTGCAAAAGGCTACTGGCGTTGGCAAAAAAACTGCCGAGCGAGTGGTGGTTGATCTGAGTGATAAAGTTGGTTTACCGACTCATTACGGCCGAACGGAAGCTCCGCTACAGACTGAATTGAACACTTCTGATGAAGCTTTGGAGGCATTGATGGCTTTGGGCTACACATTAGCGGATGCCACTAAGGCACTTGAAAACGTTGATGTCAATTTGCCAACAGCTCAGCGAGTAACTGAGGCTTTGAAGAAATAA
- a CDS encoding ATP-dependent zinc protease family protein — MKEKTVIGSTEFVDFGKRAQKVPAKIDTGADSSAVWASNIRIDKDGVLKFSIFGEGSPYYNGKIFKRTDYSVARVRSSSGHEQIRYRTHFWVKISGRKIKMLMNLSDRSKNEFPVLIGRRSISGKFLVDVSRKNVRRKKPSVTSSLNEEVKLNPYEFYKKYHQKGEEK, encoded by the coding sequence ATGAAAGAAAAAACCGTTATTGGCTCAACTGAGTTTGTAGATTTTGGTAAGCGAGCGCAAAAAGTCCCAGCTAAAATTGATACGGGCGCCGATTCCAGTGCGGTTTGGGCGAGCAATATTCGCATAGATAAGGACGGCGTGTTAAAATTCTCTATTTTTGGTGAGGGTTCGCCCTATTATAACGGTAAAATATTTAAGAGAACTGATTATTCTGTAGCGAGGGTGCGTAGTTCGTCTGGGCATGAGCAGATTCGTTACCGGACACATTTTTGGGTAAAAATTAGTGGGCGAAAAATTAAAATGTTGATGAATTTGTCTGATCGGTCGAAGAATGAATTCCCGGTGCTAATTGGAAGACGGTCGATTTCTGGAAAATTCCTAGTGGATGTCTCAAGAAAAAATGTTCGCAGGAAAAAACCGTCCGTAACTTCTAGTCTTAATGAAGAAGTGAAATTGAATCCATACGAATTTTATAAAAAATATCATCAGAAAGGTGAAGAAAAATAA
- the ruvC gene encoding crossover junction endodeoxyribonuclease RuvC, with product MRIIGIDPGTGILGFGVIDFSRGKFKMVTAGVVTTPAHTPIDERLEDIFDSLTEIIAETNPDVMSIEKLFFARNVTTAISVAEARGVAMLTGRKAGMPIAEYTPLQIKQTLTGYGKADKKQVQEMVRLNLGLKDVPKPDDCADALAAAITHAAMNRV from the coding sequence ATGAGAATTATCGGGATTGACCCGGGAACGGGGATTTTGGGGTTTGGTGTGATTGATTTTTCTCGTGGCAAGTTTAAGATGGTTACGGCGGGAGTTGTGACAACGCCGGCACATACGCCAATTGACGAAAGGCTTGAAGATATTTTTGATAGCCTGACAGAAATTATTGCCGAAACAAATCCTGATGTTATGTCGATTGAAAAGCTATTTTTTGCGCGTAATGTTACGACGGCGATTTCTGTGGCGGAAGCGCGCGGTGTGGCGATGTTGACTGGGCGAAAAGCCGGAATGCCGATTGCAGAATATACGCCTTTGCAAATAAAGCAAACTTTGACCGGCTATGGCAAGGCTGACAAAAAGCAGGTTCAGGAAATGGTGCGACTTAATTTGGGTTTGAAAGATGTTCCGAAGCCGGATGACTGCGCGGATGCTTTGGCTGCAGCAATTACACACGCGGCGATGAATCGGGTATAA
- a CDS encoding DUF4352 domain-containing protein — MNTSEKKPIFKKVWFWVIIVIIVIGVSSASQQNKATVVNTNNNNATSENKPTEKTTFKVGETIAFDGKEVTIKSIERNWNSGNQFIKAGDGKEYVKANVSIVNKSDSELSFNTFDWKIEDTNGAIEGPSGTAFTASDNLGSGDLAVNGKKEGSVIFEVAKDSKIKIHYQPSFWSNKKIVIEP; from the coding sequence ATGAATACAAGCGAGAAAAAACCAATTTTTAAGAAGGTGTGGTTTTGGGTAATTATTGTTATTATTGTGATTGGAGTATCCAGCGCATCGCAACAGAACAAAGCCACTGTCGTCAATACAAACAATAATAACGCTACTTCGGAAAATAAACCAACCGAAAAAACTACTTTCAAAGTCGGCGAAACTATCGCTTTCGACGGCAAAGAAGTAACAATCAAGTCGATTGAACGAAATTGGAATTCTGGCAACCAGTTCATTAAAGCTGGTGACGGCAAAGAATATGTTAAAGCAAATGTTTCAATCGTCAACAAATCAGATAGCGAATTGTCTTTCAATACATTTGATTGGAAAATTGAGGACACAAATGGCGCTATTGAAGGACCAAGTGGCACAGCCTTCACTGCAAGCGACAACCTAGGGTCTGGCGACCTAGCAGTCAACGGCAAAAAAGAAGGTTCTGTTATTTTTGAGGTTGCAAAAGATTCAAAAATTAAAATTCACTACCAGCCTTCATTTTGGTCAAATAAAAAGATAGTCATTGAGCCTTAG